Part of the Streptomyces sp. f51 genome is shown below.
GACGCGGGGAGGTTGCCGAAGTTCACCCAGGGGTTGTGCCGGCGTACGTAGGCACCGGCGGCGCAGCCGGTGAATCCGACGCGGGGCATGCTCTGCGCGTAGCCCACGAAGGTCAGATGGGCCTGGAGGAGCTGGGAACCGAGATTGCGCGACGTGAGCGCGTGCGGGCAGGAATCGTCGTCGACGCCCAGGAAGGAGCCCGAGAAGAGTGCCAGGTAGTTGGGCTGGCTGGGATGGGTGAGAGCGTAGTACTGCGTGAGCGACGCGCCCCGCCGGGCCAGTTGGTTGATGTACGGGGCATTCGCGTTGCCGATGACGGCGTCGTACGACTGGTCCTCCTCGATCACCACGACGATGTGGTCAGGGCGGGGAAGCCCTGTTCGCGCCGCCGAGCCGTCACAGCCCGCTGCCGTCACGAGCGTCGCCAGCACGGCCGCCGACGCGAGGAGGACTCTCCCTGGAAGGCGCCCCGGGGCGAGAAGCCCTCTCCCCGGAGACTGCCGCACGCCTCTCACCTGTCTCTTCACCGCTCTCCGTCCGGGCACCGTCTCGACGCCCGCCGCGCCTGACCGCCGCGAGCTGCCACTTGCAGCGTTCGGAAATACCGTCACAATCGGTATTGATACCTCTTACTGGTCGACATCCGGCGCTGACGCGGACCGACGAGCGGAAGTGCCGACGGCCGTGCCGACGATGAACGTGACGCCGGGGCGGGAGACCGACAGGCCGGATCCGGAAGGTGGCCCATGCGTCGAGCCAACGCCCCCGTCGACCGCGACGGGAGGACGGCCGGTCGTCCCGAGGAGCAGGCGTTCGGTGTCAGGAAGGCCGTCGCCGGAGCGCCGGTTCCCCGGGAGACCTCTTCATGGGCAAGCTCCAGACGCTGACGGGCGGGCGCGTGGCGTCCCTCACCAACGCCATGGCCCGGCGGCCCGGTACCGCTGCCGCGGAGCGGCGCCCCTCCGGCCCGACCACCCCCTTCACGTGGGCGACGCGCCTGATCCTTCCCGCGGCCCTCACCCTCTGGCTGCTGTCCCTGCGCCACGTGGATCTCGCCGGAATGCGCGACTACGGCCTGCTCCAGGTGCTGCCGGTGCTCTACTGGATCGCCCTCGGCCTGCTCGCCCTCGGCTTCTGCCTGGCACTGGCCGACCGGCGTACCGGCAGCGGATGGTTCGCGGGATACGTCCTCGGGCTGATCGCGGTCATCCACGCGACCCCCACCCTGCTCTACCCGACTCTGCGCTACAGCTGGGCGTGGAAACACGTCGCGGTCGTCGACGCGGTGATCCGCCACCACGGCGAGGTGCCCCACGCGGACAAGCTCGCCATCTACAACCAGTGGCCCGGATTCTTCGACCTCAACGCGTTCTTCCTGCAAGCCACCGGCGTGCATTCGGCGCTCGGCTACGCGACGTGGACCCCGCCGGTCTTCAACGCGGTGCTGCTCGGCCCCCTGCTGCTGCTCTACCGGACGGTGACGCGCGACCGCCGGCTGCTCTGGGGAGCGGCCTGGATCTACTACTCGTGTTCCTGGGTGGGCCAGGACTACTTCGCCCCCCAGGCCTTCGCGTTCCTGCTGTTCGTCACGGTGATCGCCCTGGTCATGGGGCAGTTGCCCGGCTCGGTGCTGTACCGGTCGGGCGACACGCACACGGCCCGATGGCCCGTCGGCCGTTTCGTGGCGGTCATACTGATCGCGGCCGTCATCATCTCCTCGCACCCGCTGACACCGCTCATGCTGATCAGCGCGCTGGTGGTGCTGTCGCTCCCGCGGCGCAACCGGCGGGTCGTGCTGCCCGTCCTGGCCGGCACGGTGGTTCTGGCCGTGGTGTGGGACGCCACCGTCGCCCGCCCCTATCTCTCCCAGAACC
Proteins encoded:
- a CDS encoding glycosyltransferase, which produces MGKLQTLTGGRVASLTNAMARRPGTAAAERRPSGPTTPFTWATRLILPAALTLWLLSLRHVDLAGMRDYGLLQVLPVLYWIALGLLALGFCLALADRRTGSGWFAGYVLGLIAVIHATPTLLYPTLRYSWAWKHVAVVDAVIRHHGEVPHADKLAIYNQWPGFFDLNAFFLQATGVHSALGYATWTPPVFNAVLLGPLLLLYRTVTRDRRLLWGAAWIYYSCSWVGQDYFAPQAFAFLLFVTVIALVMGQLPGSVLYRSGDTHTARWPVGRFVAVILIAAVIISSHPLTPLMLISALVVLSLPRRNRRVVLPVLAGTVVLAVVWDATVARPYLSQNLGDFMNSLLKPDTNVVSGLAALGTAAPGQVVVSWVDRGLSAAVFVLAAVAFLARPWVRRTALPLLVVAPLPLLAANAYGGEMIFRAYLFALPAASLLIAVLLLKPGTRPERSARSQPSPRSQPSARPRLRTLAAYPLLLALLGGLMFGYYGKESANYFTKEEVEAGRFVAATAPPGSTIVSLTSAVPGLYLRYDENPQVQMDEQDLRDRERLVNDPVKGLEGFIQRADPQQPAYIILSRAQAADLYERGILPGGTVQRMDSALSKTPGFIPVYRSKDAVVYRYQGAKS